The following DNA comes from Nicotiana sylvestris chromosome 10, ASM39365v2, whole genome shotgun sequence.
AGAGATACACGCTCAACGCGCGTACTCTTAAACTAGTAatctttaaatatatatatatatatatatatatatatatagtgtgtgtgtgtgtgtgtgtgtaatttTTTATCTGATTATCACTGTCATAAAAATCTACTTGCAATTACAATAACCATAGAAATCTACTTGCACTTTACTTTATAAATATTGTGTAAATATATTTTGCACCGTTAGTATATGGAACTTAACTAATTGGAGATTAGATTAAAAGATCATCGCCTAAACTAGAGACTAATGACGTTGCATAAATATGGAGTTCATTACTCAGATGATCACTGAACTTTGCAAAATGATGGAACAAAGTCACTTAACTTTAGTTTGTAATAAGAAAATCACTCAACTTTTCCTAATGCACACAGATAGTCACTCAACCGGAAATATTAAATTTTCTGGTGGAAAAAGATGACATGACAATCTACAtggatttttttattatttgaccATGTAAGACCTaaacaaaacataaaaactttgcCCATACACCCAAACGACCCGACCCGACCCGCGGAATAAAAACCCACctacttaataaaataaacaccAAAGACTAACCAAACCCTCTGACCATTATTTTACGCTACACTCTTCTTCTCCATTGTTTCACTACCATTATTTCACGCTACTCTCTTTTTCTTCATTGTTTCACTGTAGTCCAAAATTGAGCTTTGAAGGTGCATAAACTTCTATAGTAATTTTGCACAAATTTAATAACTTTAAAAGTTAAAACAAATTACTTGGAGGGGGTGTAATCGGCTTGACAACTACTCTCATTAAGCAACTACTTTTAATGTAAAATTACACACGTTATCAAATGGGAGAACGAATGTTGCATAAATAAGCAACACCACTTAACAAAAAATTATTGCTTACAAAGCAACACATGGAGACAAACTAGTGAGTTAAGTTCATAAGACCACAAGTTCAAacaaaaaataacacataataaaCTGTGTCACATTAGTAGTTtgcacaaaaacaaaaagaaaacttgATAGTTCACTTCCGAGACTTCTTTAAGACTTTGCAAACATAGTCCTTCATGACTCTTGAAAATCCTGCCTCTTTTCGAAATACCTTCAGTACTTTGCACAAGCACAAACATCTAAAGGGACACCCTTCCTGCTTGCATCGACAAACACATCTTTTTGAGTCATTGGGTTTGAAATGTAATTGTCTCCTATTCTTAATCTCCCCAGTTCATACAAGCCTCCTTAAACTGTTTAAAAGACCCAAACTTCATTCCTAGTTTTAATATAGGGTTGTCCATTTCTTTGTTATACTCCTCATATGCGACCTCTACCTCATCTTCTTTATCAGTATCTCACTCTACCAATTCATCAGATTCAGCATAATCTGAATCACCATTTTCATTTATTTCTGAAATTAGGATGCCAACAGATAGTCCAATTCTATTATTTCCATCATTGGTATTTTTTTTGGTCTTCCTTTTGCCTTCTTAAAATAATTCTCAACAGTAATATCATGATTATCAACAGTAATATCATGATAATCGTCATCATCTTCCTCTAAGTTATAGTCTGGATCATTGAAATCTTGATCATCTAACCGATTTTCATCCTCACTTTCTTCATCACCATCGACACCATTACCCTTCCTCTCAGCCACCGTATTACTCAAAACACTATTTTCCTGAAATACCCCATCTAAAATTTCCAACCACTCCTACAGAATATACAAAATAAAGAGTTCAAAAATAGTTCAACCATCGACAAATAATTATTACTCTAACACACTTGCATGTTAAAACCCTAAACTATAATAATCCTAATTCCAAAAGAATTAGAAACCCATATATATAATAAACCCTAAACCCCACATGTATAAAAATTTATAACACCTAAAGTATTAAAAAACACTAACCATGTTGTTCTTCGATAACAACAGATAccaatttaaaaattatcatatAAAGACAAAAAAATAATATCTATTAAGAGTACCTCGTTTTCTCTCAGCATTGTGCAATACCCTCGACATAGTGGTTCGAATCCACATTAAACAATGGTTGTGGAGAAGAGATGGATTCCTTCTTttgagattttttatattttctactTGATGCACCTTCCAATTCCATGTTGAAAAGCTCAAATTTGAACTATAGTGAAACCATGGAGAAGAAGAGAGTAGCATGAAATGGTCAGAGCGTTTGGTTAGTCCTttgtgtttattttattaagtggGTGGGTTTTTATGCTGGTCGGGTCGTTTGGGTGTATGGGCAGAATTTTAATGTTTTGTTTGGGTGTTATTTGGTCAAATAATAAAAAATTCCATGTAGACTGCCATGTCATCTTTTTCCACCGAAAAATTTGATATTTCTGGTTGAGTGATTATCTTTGTGCATTCGAAAAAGTTAAGTGATTTTCCTGTTACAAACTAAAGTTAAGTGACTTGTTCCATCATTTTGCAAAGTTCAGTGATCATATGAGTAATGAACTCCACGAATATGCTTAAAGCTCCAATCATTCTGCAGCAAATGTTACTTATGGCTTGTTCTATTTGTGGTCCTATGTCGCATTTAATTAACAAAGTTAAAATAAGTCTTAGTTTTCTAGCTATTTACGTAACAGACCATGTATAGTTTGTGGTCCATGAACATTCTCGTGCAATGCTGAAATGACACATATATAATCCTCAAATCAAATGTGGTTAAATTAGCATATTTAGAAGTAATCAAACAAGAATAATAGATTTTTAAACTGGTAATATATACCAATGATTTTATTTGTACTAATGCCATGGAACCTAAACATAGAAAAGAGAGTCTCTTGATCTGTAACAAATGCCTCCTTTGACATTTCACACGTGTTGTTTGGATAATGTTAccatcaaaattcatcaaataagTGTTTTTTGACACGTAGGGTTGAGTTTCAAATAGCACAAAAAGTTGGAAAGTCCCTAGATAGAAGGCTATGAAAAATGCACTATTATACTGTGTTTTATTTTAAAGGCTAAAATTTCGTTAAAGTAaagcgcagtataatactgcgttttaggtagaaaaataatttttttttaaaattataaaaacgtGTTTTGAGTCCAAAAACTCTTCATTTTGGTTTAGAACTCGCTAAATAAGTACCAAAAAATTGTTACTATTATTTTGttaccttttctttttcttgctaGTATTATTTCTTTATCTTCAAGACTTCAACATATCATATCCCTCTAAAAGCGTGTCATAgggtaaataataatatttttaaagttaaagtgtttgaaaaaaggaaaaattgcAGAGTGTCTTTTTTTATGGGTGGGCGGGGTGCAGGAATATATACATTTCCTGCTACCTGACCAAAAACTCAAAAGGCCAATCTCAAAAGTTAGACTCATGAGATACGAGAGGATATATAAGTATCAttaaaaaaatagccactattttgctgcaacagaaaTCGGTTCaccataatatattggagtttggtgcatttgtgtatgaacttccagcatattatgctgaaattCCAACACAcgaaaaattccagcataatatactggagattcgagtgcctgtgtatgaacttccagttTATTATACCGGACCGGTATAATTTGCTGGAACtctaatatattatgctggagttccagtatattatgctgaatttctagtatacttatgctagaactacattatattatgttggagttccaatatacttacactggaactccagtataatatgctggagtattttccagattttgaacagtatgttcgttcaaatttatctttacataaaaagtggctaaatttcgattacttttaaaaatgtgattatttttgaatgaccactagTAAATCTGgctttttttaatttctccccatATAGACAGACATATTCTCTCTCCTAGCCTTGCCCTAGAAAAGATATAAAGTGAACTTTAACCAAGATCGCTATCCAACTACCATAATTGCTCCCTCCCTTTCCTTTTATACTAGATAATTTCCCGTGCTTCGCACAGTCATAATAAATCTTTTTAAATTAACGAAATATATCATTTAGTTTTAACAGTGGAGATGAAAGACATAAAGTCTTTAGCAGAATGATAAAGGCATCTTTTGAACATCCATTTGAAACGACAACTAATATTTTGACATTAAGAATTAACGAAGtcactattatatcatattagGAAGTGCACACTGAAGAAATGATATCTTAGTGCTTTAGACGGTCTGCTAAATGGTTTGATCTTTTAACTTCTTTGTAATAAAAGTGACAATTGGAGGGGTAATGCATTTAAAATGAATATAAGAGCAGCAAAATTCACCTTTTGCCATATGAGTTCAATGTTTATTGTTTAGTGTAAATGAAAATCGTGAAAATTATAAATTCTTTCTAGGAATGTTAACTGAAGAATAATATACAGTCACTGAGTCACTGATAAAAAAGAATGATACATATTTGCTTGGATTATGAGATGATTATAACTTTTCTCGCGACACCTTCCTCACTTTAGTACTAACTTGAAAACTTAGAGTTTGTTTCAATGGTGATATATGCATTTTCTTTCAACAAAAGTTACAAGACTCCATCGTTTCTTATCAGACATTTTGTAAACTGTTTATGGTCTCCGTAATTGTTACTGCATGATTGTTTCCCAATTCACCAGTGTCTCATGGTTTATTGCTTTGGAGGGATATTATTTGATTGTTCAGTTGTAGCCCTGCATAAAAATAATACTTATTTTGTTACTAAGTTGCAGTAATATCAGGGACGGCCCAACATTGTTAGTGACCTAAAGCAAAATCCCGATGAGGGGCCCTAATTTGTTAACAAATTAAATTGggattttttcctatatatactATAATAGaaatttatttatctattttctcTAGGTTTTGTAGTTTTCAAAAAGTATCTAGAGTTTTTTTACAAAGTGTATGTATTCCTCCTTAAAAAGCTCTTACCTCATTATTAGCACATTCAATTAAGGGATTGAATTATAtccattcctttttttttctctactcccctccttcccttttcttctacGCAGATCTGGAAGCAACTTCTTCTTCCAATAATATTTCACTAATTTTTTTCTTCCAATTTCTCGAAAACTCTATATAAGATACTTGTTTCTAGTATAAGAAGGCACAAGAAAAATACAAATGGACAAAAAAAGTCTTGAACAAAAAAAGAAGCCATACTCGCCATAGAAATGGAACCAAGGAAATGGTTATTTTTTGTACGATAACATTTTCGATCCTATACAATTTTGAAGATACATCCTAGTAATTATAGGAAATCTGAAAATTTTCTACCCGTACATGTTACTACTCTAAAGTTAATATAATTTTGATAAAAGATTGTATTGTAATTGTATCATTATTGTATCAAGTATTTTTTTCATGTATTGATGCATCAAATACAATTCAGATATACAAATTTGATATAATCTTGAAAGAATTCTTATACAATTACGATACAACTTAAAACCAATTCTAAACTTAAACTGAATCAATATCGTATTATACTTGTATTAGTAATGTATCATGTATTGTTTTAGGTACAAATTGTGATACAATCATGATACAATACTTAATTATGATACAATTTCGATCTTTCATCTTTTCAAGTTTCAATCTAAAACATCCACCTAGAACCGACTCTAAACTTAAATTATGATACAATATTGAATTATAATAGTATTAGTATTGTATCAAAATTGTCTTAGGTATTGATGTAGCAAATACAATTCAAATACAATTATGATACATTTATCATACAATCGTAATACAATTCCGAAACTTCTTCTTTCTCGAGTTTTATTCTGAAATTCTACCTAAAACCAACTTTAAACTTAACCAATCTCCCTTAAAATTGAGATATGAACTCTAAAGGATATTTTCAATCGTTTTCAAGAACAcccaatccaaaaaaaaaaaaatcacaaattcATAAAATTCGGATATCTAGTTCAAAGTTTCGAAACTTTTTAATGGTATGTCAATGACAGACCCTCTGCCTACAATTTCAGAGATAATGTCGCTGGATTTGTCAATAGTTAAAATTTTTTAATGGTTGTTGATGGGGATTCACAGGAATATATTATGTTATTAGAAAGATAATTGTTTGATTTGtatgaaagagagagagagagattggtTGATTTGTATGAAAGAGAGAATGACTTTAAAATCTTTTGAAATTGGGAAGAAAATCGTGATTGTAGGAGGCTATTTAAGCTGATAGATGGGGATGAGGGATACAGTTACAAATTAATCCCTATATTTAGGGGATCCTTCTTTTATCTTGATTTTGTACATAAATAGTAAATATAGATACATAAAGTAATTTTTAAGGAACATAAAGAAAAGTAGTTAATAAGTTTCTGATATAGTATAGCTAGGTAAAAATCTCAaataaatttgtatatttttgtttgaaatctattttttttaaCCTTTTTAAATGATAATATAGCTAATCCGATCCATTTAGATTCTCCTAATACATTATTGATCCTAATGCAAAATTGCTATAGGAATACTGTTTTATGAGGAATATAGGTATTTAACAAAAATTAATTCTTGTTATCTTATTGAGTATACGGATCAGAGTATTATCTTCTACTTGTAATATTTCCTTTAACGTCAGCTCCCaccctccaagaactccccaccttgctcttggggtaactcgaactcacaacctcttgattGGAAGTGGAGGGTGCTCACCACTAGAGCAACCCACTCTtgtcaaaaataaaatatatctttataccatttaaataaaaaatcaaattttacccactaaataaaaaaatcaaagatATCTTTATACCctttaaattattaaaatctCAACTATCAGCGCTAGTCAcaaattaaaattttcttttcctttttgtattaAGTTGTTTATTTTTTAACATTAAGTTACtcaatttttatataaaaaaaattaaaattactacTAAGGGAAAGTGGGGCCCCCAAAATTTGGGGGCCCTAAGGCATTGCTTGTGCTGCCTTACCCTTGATCCGCCTATAAGTAATATCACCCTTGTAAGGCAACAATATAATTATGCTCCATGTTACGAAATATCAAGCAAAAAATCAAGAGATTTTCTATACTATTAACTGAGCACAGAACATTCAACTCCAAGATTAATAAGACATGGAGAAGGTAAGAGGAAGGAGTTATCGATCAACAAATCTAATTTAGGGAAAACCTAGTCAAAATATTAAAGGTTTAACTATTGTACTTGATTACATTAATTATCAAGTATTGTACGATAttgagggtgtttggctaagcttataagctggtcaaactggcttataagtactttttggcttatctacgtgtttggtaaaattaaaagtgcatataagttaagtgcttataagccaaaaataagccaaaagccataagttggtctcccccaacttatcaaatttcaactTATAAGtactttaggtttgaccaaaatatgtACCATTCTATCCcaaaaatacttctttttaaaacaaaactcttcgtatacccagttcttccgctgcttattattaatttcggcacttttatccaaacgcgtaactgcttatttttatatcagcttcagcacttaaaagtgcttttcagcacctaatgctgtcacacctcctttttccgcacccgcgggggtgcaaggggagttttttccaattaaaggacaatcgaaacgggattggtttaattatttcagagtcgccacttgggagatttagggtgtcccaagtcaccaattttaatcccgaatcgaggaaaagaatgactctatattacagtctgcgtaccagaaatccggataaggaattctgttaacccgggagaaggtgttaggcattcccgagttccgtggttctagcacggtcgctcaactgttatattcggcttgattatctgattttatacaagtgtgaacttatgtgcaaaatttaacttttaaccgcttttatcatttactgtttttatcaagaat
Coding sequences within:
- the LOC104213302 gene encoding uncharacterized protein; its protein translation is MLRENEEWLEILDGVFQENSVLSNTVAERKGNGVDGDEESEDENRLDDQDFNDPDYNLEEDDDDYHDITVDNHDITVENYFKKAKGRPKKIPMMEIIELDYLLAS